Proteins found in one Epinephelus fuscoguttatus linkage group LG4, E.fuscoguttatus.final_Chr_v1 genomic segment:
- the klhdc4 gene encoding kelch domain-containing protein 4, with product MGKKGKKEKKVKGAEKTAAKMEKKVSKRSKREEEDLEALIAEFQNLDAKKTQVVETTCPPPSPRLSASLSAHPEKDELIMFGGEFFNGRKTYLYNDLFFYNIKKNTWVKSEIPNPPPPRCSHQAVVVPQGGGQLWVFGGEFASPNGEQFYHYKDLWVLHLATHTWENIKAPGGPSGRSGHRMVLSKRQLLVFGGFHESTRDFIYYNDIYSFSLDTFSWSRLNPSGSAPCPRSACQMTSTPDGIGVIIYGGYSKVRVKKDVEKGTIHSDMFLLKREGKDDQEKWSWSRLNPSGNKPPPRSGFSLAVGPAGRAVLFGGVCDEEEEETLEGDFYNDLYLYDTVKNRWFPGQLRGNKSEKKKKRRGKKGGAEGEGGEKKEEEEEEEGAPQGPTEVIKEIVTEDGTVMTIKEVIPGAQEEEEEEEEEEDDASAPLVEPCARSSAMATVRQGKLFLYGGMFEVGDRQFTLNDFYCLDLNKMDQWEVLVEMDPKTQEWLEESESEDEEDEEEGEAKGAEGEEEEEESEEESEDEKDEDEHPAVQEGETVTDYQSRTEQYWMGLARANMGPDAKDKKVAKVALAMAKVFFEDQ from the exons ATGGGCAAAAAGGgcaagaaagagaagaaggtGAAAGGAGCGGAGAAGACAGCTGCCAAGATGGAGAAGAAGGTTTCAAAGAGGTCCAAACGAGAGGAG GAGGATTTGGAGGCTCTGATTGCTGAGTTTCAGAACCTGGACGCAAAGAAGACCCAAGTTGTAGAGACAACATGTCCACCTCCATCACCAAG atTGAGTGCGTCTCTCTCTGCTCATCCTGAGAAAGATGAACTCATCATGTTTGGAGGAGAATTCTTCAATGGAAGGAAG ACATACCTGTACAACGATCTGTTTTTCTACAACATCAAGAAGAACACCTGGGTTAAATCAGAGATCCCCAACCCTCCTCCCCCACGCTGCTCTCACCAG GCGGTGGTAGTTCCCCAGGGTGGGGGTCAGCTCTGGGTGTTTGGGGGAGAGTTTGCGTCTCCAAACGGGGAGCAGTTCTACCACTACAAAGACCTTTGGGTGCTGCACCTGGCTACACACACGTGGGAAAACATCAA AGCGCCTGGTGGTCCATCAGGACGCAGCGGCCACCGGATGGTCCTCAGCAAGAGACAGCTCTTGGTGTTTGGAGGTTTCCATGAGAGCACCAG ggaTTTTATCTACTACAATGACATCTACTCCTTCTCTCTGGACACCTTCTCCTGGTCACGCCTCAATCCATCAGGCTCCGCCCCCTGTCCACGCTCTGCCTGTCAGATGACCTCCACACCCGACGGCATAGGTGTCATCATCTACGGAGGATACTCTAAagtg aGAGTCAAGAAGGATGTAGAGAAGGGGACCATCCACTCTGACATGTTCCTTCTCAAGCGAGAGGGTAAAGATGACCAAG AAAAGTGGTCGTGGTCCAGGTTGAATCCCTCTGGCAACAAGCCCCCTCCCCGCTCTGGTTTTTCTCTGGCTGTGGGCCCAGCGGGGCGAGCGGTGTTGTTTGGTGGGGTTtgtgatgaggaagaggaggagacgcTGGAGGGCGACTTCTACAATGATCTCTACCTGTATGACACAGTGAAGAACCGCTGGTTCCCTGGCCAGCTCAGG GGAAACaagtcagagaagaagaaaaaaagaaggggGAAGAAGGGTGGAGCAGAGGgtgaaggaggagagaagaaagaggaggaggaggaggaggagggggcacCTCAAGGACCAACTGAGGTCATCAAGGAGATTGTCACTGAGGATGGCACAGTGATGACCATCAAGGAAGTGATCCCTGGAGcccaggaggaagaggaggaggaagaggaggaggaggacgatg CCTCGGCCCCCTTGGTGGAGCCCTGTGCAAGGTCCAGCGCCATGGCAACAGTGCGTCAGGGCAAGCTCTTCCTATACGGCGGGATGTTTGAGGTTGGCGACCGCCAGTTCACCCTGAATGACTTCTACTGTCTGGACCTCAATAAGATGGACCAGTGGGAGGTTTTGGTTGAAATGGACCCGA agacacaggagTGGCTGGAAGAGTCTGAgtcagaggatgaggaggacgaggaggagggggaggcaaaaggagcagaaggggaggaagaggaggaggagtctgAAGAGGAAAGCGAGGATGAGAAAG atgAAGACGAGCATCCTGCAGTGCAGGAGGGAGAGACAGTGACGGATTACCAGAGCCGTACAGAGCAGTACTGGATGGGACTGGCACGTGCCAACATGGGCCCTGATGCCAAGGACAAAAAGGTTGCCAAGGTTGCCCTCGCCATGGCCAAAGTCTTCTTTGAAGATCAATAG